In Cryptomeria japonica chromosome 5, Sugi_1.0, whole genome shotgun sequence, the genomic window TTAAAAGAATATAACAGCAAGTAGAAATGAtgcaaccacaagaacatacaccataacacagggatttatacgtggaaaacctcaaagaggaaaaaccacggtgggattggtgacccacaatatctattcactggccaaatgaataaatattacaataggggcttgcacatgcaggaaggccaacaacctagagcgcactgctcatcacaaaaggagcctcactgactacaaacaccaaatatggagttataaacaaaattctgaactcagagattgcatctactatgctggatgagttctggttcaagcatTGTCTGTACcggttttcactgtgtcctcccttaacggtaacttacttcgcatcccaaacctctaaaccaataaccaagatcaactacagaatattatattcgcattcagtcgatcaacattgctcgcacaatatcacatcactatacatTCCATCTATCTTTGTATAtctccaaaataacctaaccggactgacttaaatacccttcccaaccatacacataaatgccttatgtcggcttacaatgatattacaagttatttacatgtcggcctagacaaaaataaatacattaaacttcgtgACTGTGCCGCTGATTGCTATTGTGTAaacctgtcggatcaatctcctatgtcggcctcatataccggttcctagtttgccgGTCTCCTTGAATGCCGGATGACGaatcatgaataccggtgagtactggttaagtgtccaacccaagatgatgtgtgttgccatcaatgacaacacaactaaactggatgagtgtcaattgccaacacattgttgtttttaattgtttttttgactTTTATGACCTACGGGCCTCGTTTTTGGGAACCTACGGGCCTTGGTTCTCTTGGGTCCGCTTGGGTTCTCCCGGGACCAAGACCCACAGAGAACCCGGCCACCTGAGCAGGACCCAGATGGAACACCGGGAGAACCAGGCTTGGACCAGGACTGGGCAAGAATCAGGACCCGGACCCAGCGTTTTTCCCCAAGAACCGGTATCTcaggaaataatttaaaaaaaaattgaaaatttgacgCGTTCACCTTGGGTTCAGTTGGACCCATGTGGATCCTCTCCGGTTCATTCCAGAGAAACCCAACCCCCTAtaattgtttcctatttgtatCCACAAGCAGACCAAATTGGATTCAGGATCTGGCCGGTGCCCTAGCAGATCTGGTAACATAGGATTAAATTTCAGTTGAATGAGTTATGATTTTCTTTTCAAGTATTTTAATTCATTGTTAAAATTAACAACTCTGTTTGATGGTTCTGATATTTTTTGTCTTTATGCATAACTAATTTCTTTCTAAATTTGGATTAATCTTCAGTTATGTTTGTTTATGTGAATATGTCGCAAAATGGGGAAGTCTGGGTGCTACTGAATTTTGTGATGACATTCTGATCAATGTGAAGTATCATCTCTTCTATTCAAGGTCTTATTGGGATGCTTGAGGTTATTTTGGCAGGTGGATCTGGTGGCAAAGGTACCTGGGGGGGATTACTTGACACTGCTGGAGATTTGCATGTTGATCGTAATGATCCAAATTATGATAGCGAGGAGGTAAACTTTTTCTTAATgagttctttctctctttctctggcTAAATTTGTAAATACCTTCCATGCATCTTTTAAATCAATTTCTTCAGTTCTTAAAAGTTAAAACGATTTAAAGTCTCACATATTGTTGATAAAGGGGATAGCTGTCATACTGAAACAATGCGTACCTACATTTCCTGGTATGGTCAAAGATACTTGTATTTAAATACTCTGCAAAAAACCATAAAACATTTAGGGGTATGCTTGGGGTGGGATATTTTTGTTGGTAGCAAATAATACAAATAAGTGTAGGATGGTTTACCCATATGTTGGGTATGTTTAAGTTGCCTTATCTTTGCAGGTAATATGTTAACTTATTTTTCTACTTTCTATCAGATTAATTGCTTAAAGGCATTTTTGTGAACCATTTAGTTCTTTTTTATCTCATTCCATAATTCCGATTCACTTGACTGGAAGTTGAAGAGACTGTGTGTTGGCCTTAGGAGAAGTTGGAAATTGTTCAACCAGCTTTTAAGCATTTAAAAGGCCCTCTTTAGGCATCCCCATAGTTCTTAATGTTCTATTTTGTAAATTTTATACTTCCTCAGGCTTGTAGTGCTCTGTATTTctaattttcaatgaaaaatcacaTTCCAGATAAAATTTTACCATTTTGAGGCATTCCTGAAAACCTTATTCatcttatttataattttaattcagGAGGAATGTTTTCCACCTGGAAATCTTGTTACTTCAAAGATTGTTTAGCAAGCCTTCACCTTTTACATAGTATGTACTGGTTCCCCCACTTCTGTTTGTCTTATCTGGTGCTTATGGAAATGATAAATATTTGAGAACTGTGGTGAAAGCTATCACCAGAAGATCTATGTTTTCTCAACATATCCAGATGAGGAACAGGAATTGTATCTTCTAAATCACAATGTTTTTATTTTGCTACATACTCTACCTGGAAATGCATCTGGAATTGGTACATACCCTTGTAATACAAATCAAGAGTGATGATTTATCTAGAAATAGATTACATATGTTGTTGATGCTGTTATTAGTATGTTCAATTAAGTTTTCACCCCGTTTACACAAATTTGTCTCTCATTTACTGTGTTTCTTACATCAAGCCAGGGACAGTTATAATTCTATGGTCATCTCACCCAAAAGAATTCTGGGCAGTTCCTTTTACActtactaaaaattaaaaaattattgatagaatttcaaaattttgatgattaGTGAAATTATGCTATTAATAATCTGTAATTTAGCTCAAATCGTTAAAACTCAATCATATGATCACTTCCATTGAGGGGCCATTTGAGCAGGGAAAATCTCTTCACTCTTCAGTTCAATGTATGCCTAGCCACCCGTTATCACCTTACAATGTGCCTATTGGCCTTGGTTACCCCCCGGGGCCCACATGTAATCTTCTTGCatcacaattttttttaaagttttggtTTCATCAGAGAGCTTTAACTATAATTTTAGTCCTAAGCTGGTCGCATAGTTTTAAGAATCTTTTCTCTGGTTTCAAATAGTGTAATTTTGAAGTTGGAATAACTTGGTTTTTAGTATTACTCATGTTAAGGATGTTTATGTCGTTGACCTTTGGTGAAGAAGTATGCAATATTAATGATAAAATGGACCATGTGGAGAGATTTCCTTTAATTCATAACTATAATGTTGCTGTTCCTAAGAATTTCAAAGCTTCTACTCAAGATATCGTTGCCCATATGGAATAACTTACAGACAATGAATATGTTACTTGTAGGAACCTTACCGTCTGGTGGGAACAACTGTAACCCAGTCTCTAGAGGAATACAAGGACAAAGTTGGGTCAATAATAAAAGAATATTTTGGTACTGATGATGTGGCTGCAACTGCTGCTGATCTTACTGATCTCGACTGTCCAAGCTATCACCATTATTTTGTTAAAAAACTTATTTCCATGGCCATGGACAGGCATGACAGAGAAAAGGAGATGGCTGCCGTCCTCTTGTCCTCACTCTATGCAGATGTGATTGAACCTGAGCAGCTTAGTAAAGGTTACAGCAAGTTGCTGGACTCGGCTGATGATTTGGCTTTGGATATCCCTGATACAGTAGATGTTTTAGCATTATTTGTTGCTCGCGCAGTGGTTGATGACATACTTCCACCTGCTTTTCTGACAAAAACATTGAAATCTTTACCCGATGATTCAAAGGGGTTTGAAGTAATTCAGAAGGCAGAAAAAAGCTATTTATCTGCACCTCTTCATGCAGAAGTTATTGAACGTCGATGGGGTGGTAGTACTCACATCACTgtagaagaaataaaaaagaaaataagtGACTTGCTAAATGAGTATGTTGAGAGTGGAGATAAGGCTGAAGCTTGTCGGTGTATAagagatttgaatgttcctttctttcatcatgaaGTTGTGAAGCGGGCTTTGATATTGGCTATGGAAAGGAGAAATGAGCCTTTTATTATGGATCTTCTAAAAGAAGCTGCTGAGGAAGGTTTGATATCATCTAGTCAGATGTCTAAGGGTTTTGGGAGGCTTGCAGATACTGTTGATGATCTGTCACTTGACATACTTAAGGCCAAGGACATGTTTCAGTTGTTAATTTTCAAGGCAAAAGCCGAGGGTTGGCTAATTCCAGAATCTGTTAGGTCCATCCCCAGTCAACAAAATGAAGCTGTTGAAGGTAATAATGCAAGGCTTTTCAAAGAGAGAGCAGGAACTATTATTCAAGAGTACTTTTTGTCTGATGACATCCTGGAAGTTATCAGGAGTTTAGAAGATCTTGCTGCTCCTGATTTTAATGCACTTTTTGTTAAGAAGCTCATAACATTAGCAATGGACCGGAAGAACAGAGAGAAAGAAATGGCTTCCGTTTTGCTTTCAGCTCTCTATACTGAGGTGATTCCTGTTGAGGATATTGTTAGTGGTTTTATTTTACTACTAGAGTCTGCTGAGGACACTGCATTGGACATACCTGATGCCTTAAATGAACTAGCTCTTTTTTTGGCTAGAGCTGTCATAGATGATATTTTGGCTCCACTGAATTTGAAAGAAATAAACAGCCAGCCAAAGCTAGGTTCCATTGGCAATGAAATTGTTCGTATGGCTCGTTCTCTGCTATCTGCTCGCCTCGCTGGGGAGCGAATTCTTAGGTGCTGGGGTGGTGGCACTGGCTGGGCAGTTGAAGATGCAAAGGACAAAATCAGTAAGCTTTTAGAGGAATATGAAGCAGGTGGAGATCTTGCAGAAGCTTGTCAATGTATTCGAGATCTGGATATGCCATTTTTCCATCACGAGGTTGTGAAGAAAGCATTGGTCATGGCGATGGAGAAGAAGAATGACAGGCTGTTGAATTTGCTGCAGGAGTGTTCAAGTGAAGGTTTGATTACAATCAACCAGATGGTGAAGGGTTTCACAAGAGTTGCAGACAGCCTTGATGATCTAGCCTTAGACATACCTAATGCAAGTGGAAAGTTTGCAAGTTATGTTGAACAGGCAAAAGGGAATGATTGGCTAGTATCATCTTTCACCCACAGCACAAAGTCTGAACCACCAGAATCAAATGGGGATATATCTGCATGATCTTGAGGA contains:
- the LOC131051457 gene encoding MA3 DOMAIN-CONTAINING TRANSLATION REGULATORY FACTOR 4; the encoded protein is MAFNDSFLTAEQRQLLRSASQGRDSAGSLISPKSPRSDQEHHSKQSAASTKNHAGGVPGKYEKRSHSGKVGRPKKGGSGGKGTWGGLLDTAGDLHVDRNDPNYDSEEEPYRLVGTTVTQSLEEYKDKVGSIIKEYFGTDDVAATAADLTDLDCPSYHHYFVKKLISMAMDRHDREKEMAAVLLSSLYADVIEPEQLSKGYSKLLDSADDLALDIPDTVDVLALFVARAVVDDILPPAFLTKTLKSLPDDSKGFEVIQKAEKSYLSAPLHAEVIERRWGGSTHITVEEIKKKISDLLNEYVESGDKAEACRCIRDLNVPFFHHEVVKRALILAMERRNEPFIMDLLKEAAEEGLISSSQMSKGFGRLADTVDDLSLDILKAKDMFQLLIFKAKAEGWLIPESVRSIPSQQNEAVEGNNARLFKERAGTIIQEYFLSDDILEVIRSLEDLAAPDFNALFVKKLITLAMDRKNREKEMASVLLSALYTEVIPVEDIVSGFILLLESAEDTALDIPDALNELALFLARAVIDDILAPLNLKEINSQPKLGSIGNEIVRMARSLLSARLAGERILRCWGGGTGWAVEDAKDKISKLLEEYEAGGDLAEACQCIRDLDMPFFHHEVVKKALVMAMEKKNDRLLNLLQECSSEGLITINQMVKGFTRVADSLDDLALDIPNASGKFASYVEQAKGNDWLVSSFTHSTKSEPPESNGDISA